In Mytilus edulis chromosome 6, xbMytEdul2.2, whole genome shotgun sequence, the following proteins share a genomic window:
- the LOC139527291 gene encoding serine/threonine-protein kinase 36-like isoform X3, protein MDNYHVLEIIGEGSFGKVYKGRKKFSSQVVALKFIPKVGKPEKELRNLRREIEIMRNLHHTNIIEMLDSFETDKEVVVVTDYAEGELFQILEDDGSLPEEQVQVIACQLVSALYYLHSHRILHRDMKPQNILLGKGGIIKLCDFGFARAMSFNTLVLTSIKGTPLYMSPELVEEKPYDHTADLWALGCILYELFTGTPPFYTNSIFQLVSLIIKDPVKWPKNMSSIFKDFLQGLLTKNPRSRLAWPDLLMHPFVGDGVTVKDEDTKLPSPFTQPLTASMVFRKEKQAQEKAHPPGTSKILAKARKKAMEEEKKSDTEGQLYKGKEPPAPNGEKISSSKEAWGPSKKGPEKDKIEKEKDPTPPPQEQERHHSEEWQDASLSEDKDPEIENISPTPRPDRISKDYEKEYPSIEIEGRTTVRRIPEREKDKNKEKDRNKEKTKTIENVKLDGEEVCSDDEWEGLIDATDQEGDPEQAIQMLKDSKFHARLNTRIQNSSTQVLDGMLEGAAKLKSVLRIITNLITLKCDLKWILTFVKALSIPQQPLKMIHNILSKPTVRQQPWCQQILIDLVITVNAYFASEVSWNDDIDKEVGQLYLNAMTEYMSLVPKLLNVSSDEDLRLREQVILCSMYTCEAMERDKLKIGNQYFTHLAAKETDAIDAILACCKLEEARLKKLIEWDILEELTDGNEDMAGERMDMLISLGVTTVAAMVNLPLTADDAVDGRRKIGHYLGDKMACKGNEKQTDEFFMLLRHPLFCTNVLKIMYACCQVSTTLCSYISNQVQHMDSLMGILMGKVEIQDMEVNSVIEMILHIYSTIVIQLQTMPTAITDAASVMISIFLESTIASHTAAAALVFSQMIYCGLTVEVQPEEMLQACLAVFTDLQQICVRCPFDYGVLDGLLLLLCEMLAQTEGPVAQMYIETGIWGTLWHRVAQALQVINLETDTPIHDIDQDGENVVGFNPPDWTLVSPQGLMAVLQMAVTVFTKETNQCIPNLAVPDSIILLTIVHLLHKDFLSSVYNGFHCDGPQLTADMILEVTQLCCFPFAVDIAEELLHQVQQCLFNASLLPRLIFCCTKYLKNEQLEIPINLMLRLVLGSQQFLKQFCKCVKEQKTVSLLTQCTQSTSSTVVSDVVSICSHLVRMSPQHAPFVKSVFHGSKGDYDPLLKLIKHNSATVRSRACSLVGNLMKHNSHMYGVLKQREKLLNGLIAGLKDEDPNVRKGSSYAIGNAAYHNGDLYVKLKPCIPLLVELLRDPVSKTKANAASACGNLGAHSNVLCLELKKQKIIPRLLDLACHDQNQGVQVNAILALRTLSQQDELKKEMMNQKAVDKLNAISVATTPRPLSRSSKSQSLLINSFHSNNGSSSVVYSHCSKLVRMLQGKG, encoded by the exons ATGGACAACTATCATGTTCTGGAAATTATTGGTGAAGGATCTTTTGGTAAAGTGTATAAAGGGAGAAAAAAGTTTTCATCACAG GTGGTGGCCTTAAAATTCATTCCAAAAGTAGGAAAACCAGAAAAGGAGTTAAGAAACTTACGAAGAGAGATAGAGATTATGAGAAACTTACATCATACAAATATTATTGAAATGTTGGACAGTTTTGAAACTGACAAAGAG GTTGTAGTTGTAACAGATTATGCTGAAGGAGAATTATTCCAGATTTTAGAAGATGATGGAAGTTTGCCTGAGGAACAG gTACAGGTTATAGCCTGTCAGTTGGTATCAGCTCTGTATTATCTTCACTCACACAGGATACTCCACAGAGACATGAAACCACAGAATATCCTACTCGGAAAAGGGGGGATAATCAAGCTTTGTGATTTTGGATTTGCCAGAGCTATGAGTTTTAATACTCTGGTTCTAACATCCATTAAG GGTACACCATTGTATATGTCACCAGAACTTGTTGAAGAAAAACCATATGATCATACAGCTGACTTGTG GGCTTTAGGTTGTATCCTGTATGAGTTGTTTACTGGTACCCCACCCTTCTACACTAACAGTATATTCCAGCTAGTTAGTTTGATCATAAAGGATCCAGTCAAGTGGCCTAAGAACATGTCATCAATATTCAAGGACTTTTTACAGGGTCTACTGACAAAGAATCCAAGGTCAAGATTGGCCTGGCCAGATTTACTGATGCATCCATTTGTTGGAGATGGAGTTACAG TGAAAGATGAGGATACCAAGTTACCAAGTCCCTTTACACAGCCCCTCACAGCTTCTATGGTTTTTAGAAAGGAAAAGCAGGCACAAGAGAAAGCACACCCACCCGGAACCTCTAAAATACTGGCTAAGGCTCGTAAGAAGGCTATGGAGGAAGAGAAAAAA TCAGACACAGAGGGACAACTATAT aAAGGTAAAGAGCCACCAGCACCAAATGGAGAAAAAATATCATCTAGTAAAGAGGCATGGGGTCCAAGTAAAAAAGGACCAGAGAAAgacaaaatagaaaaagaaaaggaCCCCACTCCCCCACCTCAGGAACAAGAAAGACATCACTCTGAGGAATGGCAGGATGCTAGTCTTAGTGAG GATAAAGATCCAGAAATCGAG AATATAAGTCCAACACCAAGACCAGATAGAATAAGTAAAGACTATGAAAAAGAATATCCCAGTATAGAGATTGAAGGACGTACAACAGTACGCAGGATTCCTGAGAGAGAGAAAGATAAGAATAAAGAGAAAGATAGGAATAAAGAGAAAACTAAAACTATTGAAAATGTTAAACTGGATGGAGAG GAGGTTTGTAGTGATGATGAATGGGAGGGACTGATTGATGCTACTGATCAGGAAGGGGATCCAGAGCAGGCTATACAGATGCTTAAAGATAGTAAATTCCACGCTCGACTGAACACCAGGATACAGAATAGTTCTACACAAGTATTAGATGGCATGCTGGAAGGAGCAGCTAAATTGAAATCAGTTCTCAGAATTATAACTAATTTAATTACACTGAAATG TGACTTGAAGTGGATCTTGACTTTTGTGAAGGCTTTATCAATTCCTCAGCAGCCACTTAAAATGATTCATAATATTCTGAGTAAACCAACAGTTAGACAG CAACCCTGGTGCCAGCAGATACTGATAGACTTAGTGATAACAGTTAATGCCTACTTTGCTAGTGAGGTCAGCTGGAATGATGATATCGATAAAGAAGT AGGACAACTGTACTTAAATGCCATGACAGAATACATGTCTTTAGTTCCAAAGTTACTGAATGTGTCATCAGACGAAGATCTACGCCTCAGAGAACAAGTTATTTTG TGCTCAATGTATACATGTGAGGCAATGGAAAGAGACAAATTAAAGATTGGGAACCAGTATTTTACTCATCTGGCTGCTAAAGAAACTGATGCCATTGATGCTATACTTGCTTGCTGTAAATTAGAAGAAGCTCGCTTAAAAAAGTTAATAG AATGGGATATACTAGAAG AACTTACTGATGGAAATGAAGATATGGCAGGGGAAAGAATGGACATGCTTATCTCCCTTGGTGTGACCACAGTGGCTGCCATGGTTAATCTGCCTCTAACTGCTGATGATGCTGTTGATGGTCGTAGAAAG atTGGACATTATTTAGGAGACAAGATGGCATGTAAAGGGAATGAAAAGCAGACAGATGAATTCTTTATGTTACTGAGGCATCCCCTCTTCTGTACAAATGTACTTAAA ATAATGTATGCCTGTTGCCAAGTGTCTACCACATTGTGTTCATATATTTCTAATCAAGTGCAGCATATGGATTCTCTAATGGGGATCCTTATGGGAAAG GTTGAGATCCAAGACATGGAAGTTAATTCTGTAATAGAGATGATTCTTCACATATACAGTACTATAGTCATACAGTTACAGACCATGCCAACAGC aATAACAGATGCAGCTAGTGTGATGATCTCAATCTTCCTAGAGTCCACAATAGCTAGTCATaca GCCGCTGCAGCTTTGGTATTTAGTCAGATGATATACTGTGGACTGACTGTAGAGGTACAACCTGAGGAGATGCTACAGGCATGTCTGGCTGTGTTTACTGATCTACAAcag atatGTGTCAGGTGTCCATTTGATTATGGAGTATTAGATGGACTATTATTGTTACTGTGTGAAATGTTGGCACAG ACTGAAGGTCCTGTAGCTCAGATGTACATAGAGACTGGTATTTGGGGTACATTGTGGCACCGTGTGGCCCAGGCCTTACAGGTCATCAATCTGGAGACAGACACCCCCATACATGATATAGACCAAGATGGTGAGAATGTAGTGGGATTCAATCCTCCTGATTGGACTCTTGTCTCGCCACAAGGACTAATGGCTGTTCTTCAGATggctgttactgtatttactaaG GAAACTAACCAGTGTATCCCTAACCTGGCTGTCCCCGATAGTATCATACTGTTAACCATAGTTCATCTGTTACACAAAGACTTCCTATCATCTGTCTATAATGG GTTTCACTGTGACGGTCCACAGCTGACTGCCGACATGATACTAGAGGTCACACAGttgtgttgttttccatttgctgTAGATATTGCAGAGGAGCTGCTTCATCAAGTCCAACA gtGTTTATTTAATGCCAGTCTACTCCCAAGACTTATATTTTGTTGTACAAAGTATCTGAAGAATGAACAACTAGAAATCCCTATCAATCTGATGTTACGACTGGTTCTCGGCAGTCAGCAATTTCtcaaacaattttgtaaatgTGTCAAAGAGCAGAAG ACTGTATCCTTGTTAACCCAGTGTACACAGTCAACCTCATCAACTGTAGTCAGTGATGTAGTGTCTATCTGTAGCCATCTTGTCAGAATGTCGCCCCAGCATGCACCATTCGTCAAGTCTGTGTTTCATGGCAGCAAAG GAGATTATGATCCATTGTTAAAGCTGATCAAACATAACTCAGCAACAGTCAGATCTAGAGCCTGCAGTTTGGTGGGGAATCTCATGAAGCACAACAGTCATATGTATGGTGTACTTAAACAAAG ggaAAAGTTATTAAATGGTTTAATAGCTGGTTTAAAGGATGAAGATCCAAATGTTAGGAAG ggttCCAGTTATGCCATAGGTAATGCAGCCTATCACAATGGAGACCTTTATGTAAAGTTAAAACCATGTATACCATTATTAGTAGAACTTCTGAGAGATCCTGTCTCTAAAACTAAAGCAAATGCTGCTA
- the LOC139527291 gene encoding serine/threonine-protein kinase 36-like isoform X1 — MDNYHVLEIIGEGSFGKVYKGRKKFSSQVVALKFIPKVGKPEKELRNLRREIEIMRNLHHTNIIEMLDSFETDKEVVVVTDYAEGELFQILEDDGSLPEEQVQVIACQLVSALYYLHSHRILHRDMKPQNILLGKGGIIKLCDFGFARAMSFNTLVLTSIKGTPLYMSPELVEEKPYDHTADLWALGCILYELFTGTPPFYTNSIFQLVSLIIKDPVKWPKNMSSIFKDFLQGLLTKNPRSRLAWPDLLMHPFVGDGVTVKDEDTKLPSPFTQPLTASMVFRKEKQAQEKAHPPGTSKILAKARKKAMEEEKKSDTEGQLYKGKEPPAPNGEKISSSKEAWGPSKKGPEKDKIEKEKDPTPPPQEQERHHSEEWQDASLSEDKDPEIELKKNDSYRNISPTPRPDRISKDYEKEYPSIEIEGRTTVRRIPEREKDKNKEKDRNKEKTKTIENVKLDGEEVCSDDEWEGLIDATDQEGDPEQAIQMLKDSKFHARLNTRIQNSSTQVLDGMLEGAAKLKSVLRIITNLITLKCDLKWILTFVKALSIPQQPLKMIHNILSKPTVRQQPWCQQILIDLVITVNAYFASEVSWNDDIDKEVGQLYLNAMTEYMSLVPKLLNVSSDEDLRLREQVILCSMYTCEAMERDKLKIGNQYFTHLAAKETDAIDAILACCKLEEARLKKLIEWDILEELTDGNEDMAGERMDMLISLGVTTVAAMVNLPLTADDAVDGRRKIGHYLGDKMACKGNEKQTDEFFMLLRHPLFCTNVLKIMYACCQVSTTLCSYISNQVQHMDSLMGILMGKVEIQDMEVNSVIEMILHIYSTIVIQLQTMPTAITDAASVMISIFLESTIASHTAAAALVFSQMIYCGLTVEVQPEEMLQACLAVFTDLQQICVRCPFDYGVLDGLLLLLCEMLAQTEGPVAQMYIETGIWGTLWHRVAQALQVINLETDTPIHDIDQDGENVVGFNPPDWTLVSPQGLMAVLQMAVTVFTKETNQCIPNLAVPDSIILLTIVHLLHKDFLSSVYNGFHCDGPQLTADMILEVTQLCCFPFAVDIAEELLHQVQQCLFNASLLPRLIFCCTKYLKNEQLEIPINLMLRLVLGSQQFLKQFCKCVKEQKTVSLLTQCTQSTSSTVVSDVVSICSHLVRMSPQHAPFVKSVFHGSKGDYDPLLKLIKHNSATVRSRACSLVGNLMKHNSHMYGVLKQREKLLNGLIAGLKDEDPNVRKGSSYAIGNAAYHNGDLYVKLKPCIPLLVELLRDPVSKTKANAASACGNLGAHSNVLCLELKKQKIIPRLLDLACHDQNQGVQVNAILALRTLSQQDELKKEMMNQKAVDKLNAISVATTPRPLSRSSKSQSLLINSFHSNNGSSSVVYSHCSKLVRMLQGKG; from the exons ATGGACAACTATCATGTTCTGGAAATTATTGGTGAAGGATCTTTTGGTAAAGTGTATAAAGGGAGAAAAAAGTTTTCATCACAG GTGGTGGCCTTAAAATTCATTCCAAAAGTAGGAAAACCAGAAAAGGAGTTAAGAAACTTACGAAGAGAGATAGAGATTATGAGAAACTTACATCATACAAATATTATTGAAATGTTGGACAGTTTTGAAACTGACAAAGAG GTTGTAGTTGTAACAGATTATGCTGAAGGAGAATTATTCCAGATTTTAGAAGATGATGGAAGTTTGCCTGAGGAACAG gTACAGGTTATAGCCTGTCAGTTGGTATCAGCTCTGTATTATCTTCACTCACACAGGATACTCCACAGAGACATGAAACCACAGAATATCCTACTCGGAAAAGGGGGGATAATCAAGCTTTGTGATTTTGGATTTGCCAGAGCTATGAGTTTTAATACTCTGGTTCTAACATCCATTAAG GGTACACCATTGTATATGTCACCAGAACTTGTTGAAGAAAAACCATATGATCATACAGCTGACTTGTG GGCTTTAGGTTGTATCCTGTATGAGTTGTTTACTGGTACCCCACCCTTCTACACTAACAGTATATTCCAGCTAGTTAGTTTGATCATAAAGGATCCAGTCAAGTGGCCTAAGAACATGTCATCAATATTCAAGGACTTTTTACAGGGTCTACTGACAAAGAATCCAAGGTCAAGATTGGCCTGGCCAGATTTACTGATGCATCCATTTGTTGGAGATGGAGTTACAG TGAAAGATGAGGATACCAAGTTACCAAGTCCCTTTACACAGCCCCTCACAGCTTCTATGGTTTTTAGAAAGGAAAAGCAGGCACAAGAGAAAGCACACCCACCCGGAACCTCTAAAATACTGGCTAAGGCTCGTAAGAAGGCTATGGAGGAAGAGAAAAAA TCAGACACAGAGGGACAACTATAT aAAGGTAAAGAGCCACCAGCACCAAATGGAGAAAAAATATCATCTAGTAAAGAGGCATGGGGTCCAAGTAAAAAAGGACCAGAGAAAgacaaaatagaaaaagaaaaggaCCCCACTCCCCCACCTCAGGAACAAGAAAGACATCACTCTGAGGAATGGCAGGATGCTAGTCTTAGTGAG GATAAAGATCCAGAAATCGAG TTGAAGAAGAATGATTCCTATCGT AATATAAGTCCAACACCAAGACCAGATAGAATAAGTAAAGACTATGAAAAAGAATATCCCAGTATAGAGATTGAAGGACGTACAACAGTACGCAGGATTCCTGAGAGAGAGAAAGATAAGAATAAAGAGAAAGATAGGAATAAAGAGAAAACTAAAACTATTGAAAATGTTAAACTGGATGGAGAG GAGGTTTGTAGTGATGATGAATGGGAGGGACTGATTGATGCTACTGATCAGGAAGGGGATCCAGAGCAGGCTATACAGATGCTTAAAGATAGTAAATTCCACGCTCGACTGAACACCAGGATACAGAATAGTTCTACACAAGTATTAGATGGCATGCTGGAAGGAGCAGCTAAATTGAAATCAGTTCTCAGAATTATAACTAATTTAATTACACTGAAATG TGACTTGAAGTGGATCTTGACTTTTGTGAAGGCTTTATCAATTCCTCAGCAGCCACTTAAAATGATTCATAATATTCTGAGTAAACCAACAGTTAGACAG CAACCCTGGTGCCAGCAGATACTGATAGACTTAGTGATAACAGTTAATGCCTACTTTGCTAGTGAGGTCAGCTGGAATGATGATATCGATAAAGAAGT AGGACAACTGTACTTAAATGCCATGACAGAATACATGTCTTTAGTTCCAAAGTTACTGAATGTGTCATCAGACGAAGATCTACGCCTCAGAGAACAAGTTATTTTG TGCTCAATGTATACATGTGAGGCAATGGAAAGAGACAAATTAAAGATTGGGAACCAGTATTTTACTCATCTGGCTGCTAAAGAAACTGATGCCATTGATGCTATACTTGCTTGCTGTAAATTAGAAGAAGCTCGCTTAAAAAAGTTAATAG AATGGGATATACTAGAAG AACTTACTGATGGAAATGAAGATATGGCAGGGGAAAGAATGGACATGCTTATCTCCCTTGGTGTGACCACAGTGGCTGCCATGGTTAATCTGCCTCTAACTGCTGATGATGCTGTTGATGGTCGTAGAAAG atTGGACATTATTTAGGAGACAAGATGGCATGTAAAGGGAATGAAAAGCAGACAGATGAATTCTTTATGTTACTGAGGCATCCCCTCTTCTGTACAAATGTACTTAAA ATAATGTATGCCTGTTGCCAAGTGTCTACCACATTGTGTTCATATATTTCTAATCAAGTGCAGCATATGGATTCTCTAATGGGGATCCTTATGGGAAAG GTTGAGATCCAAGACATGGAAGTTAATTCTGTAATAGAGATGATTCTTCACATATACAGTACTATAGTCATACAGTTACAGACCATGCCAACAGC aATAACAGATGCAGCTAGTGTGATGATCTCAATCTTCCTAGAGTCCACAATAGCTAGTCATaca GCCGCTGCAGCTTTGGTATTTAGTCAGATGATATACTGTGGACTGACTGTAGAGGTACAACCTGAGGAGATGCTACAGGCATGTCTGGCTGTGTTTACTGATCTACAAcag atatGTGTCAGGTGTCCATTTGATTATGGAGTATTAGATGGACTATTATTGTTACTGTGTGAAATGTTGGCACAG ACTGAAGGTCCTGTAGCTCAGATGTACATAGAGACTGGTATTTGGGGTACATTGTGGCACCGTGTGGCCCAGGCCTTACAGGTCATCAATCTGGAGACAGACACCCCCATACATGATATAGACCAAGATGGTGAGAATGTAGTGGGATTCAATCCTCCTGATTGGACTCTTGTCTCGCCACAAGGACTAATGGCTGTTCTTCAGATggctgttactgtatttactaaG GAAACTAACCAGTGTATCCCTAACCTGGCTGTCCCCGATAGTATCATACTGTTAACCATAGTTCATCTGTTACACAAAGACTTCCTATCATCTGTCTATAATGG GTTTCACTGTGACGGTCCACAGCTGACTGCCGACATGATACTAGAGGTCACACAGttgtgttgttttccatttgctgTAGATATTGCAGAGGAGCTGCTTCATCAAGTCCAACA gtGTTTATTTAATGCCAGTCTACTCCCAAGACTTATATTTTGTTGTACAAAGTATCTGAAGAATGAACAACTAGAAATCCCTATCAATCTGATGTTACGACTGGTTCTCGGCAGTCAGCAATTTCtcaaacaattttgtaaatgTGTCAAAGAGCAGAAG ACTGTATCCTTGTTAACCCAGTGTACACAGTCAACCTCATCAACTGTAGTCAGTGATGTAGTGTCTATCTGTAGCCATCTTGTCAGAATGTCGCCCCAGCATGCACCATTCGTCAAGTCTGTGTTTCATGGCAGCAAAG GAGATTATGATCCATTGTTAAAGCTGATCAAACATAACTCAGCAACAGTCAGATCTAGAGCCTGCAGTTTGGTGGGGAATCTCATGAAGCACAACAGTCATATGTATGGTGTACTTAAACAAAG ggaAAAGTTATTAAATGGTTTAATAGCTGGTTTAAAGGATGAAGATCCAAATGTTAGGAAG ggttCCAGTTATGCCATAGGTAATGCAGCCTATCACAATGGAGACCTTTATGTAAAGTTAAAACCATGTATACCATTATTAGTAGAACTTCTGAGAGATCCTGTCTCTAAAACTAAAGCAAATGCTGCTA